In Spirochaetota bacterium, a single genomic region encodes these proteins:
- a CDS encoding SCP2 sterol-binding domain-containing protein: MEYWGVKVEDIFDSMNDRFRPEGAKGVTAKFGYNIIGEGKWKIIVTEGLLEIIKTDDISDCVAVMECDGETFVGINIGKVDAANAFSSGKVKIEGDLGLFGKTGKMFKKYVPKKAAMSTRDYILDMFGTLVSRFQPQNAPQEAVIVYDIGGADGGVWTAYIKDGKIELKEERAEKFTVKLEVQEAKDWVDVMLGKVDAFSLLSAGKAAIVGETQLALKLGEIFAKYQDPMASGPPEQELIVLKKTISIGQKFSTGPVMGKFLNALKEKKILGNKCPKCGRIQLPAREVCAECRVRVDEWVEVGPKGQVRYMEYVYYASPDPLTGETRETPYGMANILLDGCRGNDTFAHLIRRDQIDRIKGGKDDVSGTRVRPVWNEHRTGSIFDIKYFEIDE, translated from the coding sequence ATGGAATACTGGGGTGTTAAAGTAGAAGATATATTTGATTCAATGAATGACCGGTTTAGGCCAGAGGGTGCTAAAGGGGTCACAGCAAAATTTGGTTACAACATTATTGGTGAAGGCAAATGGAAAATAATTGTTACTGAAGGCTTGTTGGAGATCATCAAGACTGATGACATTAGTGATTGCGTTGCAGTTATGGAGTGTGATGGGGAAACATTTGTAGGAATTAATATTGGCAAAGTTGATGCTGCAAATGCCTTTAGTAGTGGCAAGGTAAAGATTGAGGGTGATCTTGGACTGTTTGGAAAAACCGGTAAGATGTTCAAGAAGTATGTACCAAAAAAAGCAGCTATGTCAACTCGGGATTACATACTTGATATGTTTGGTACTCTGGTATCCCGATTCCAGCCTCAGAATGCACCACAGGAAGCAGTGATTGTATATGATATTGGTGGTGCTGATGGTGGGGTGTGGACTGCCTATATCAAAGATGGAAAAATTGAACTTAAAGAAGAACGAGCAGAGAAGTTTACTGTAAAACTGGAAGTGCAGGAAGCTAAGGATTGGGTTGATGTAATGCTTGGAAAAGTTGATGCATTTTCGCTATTATCGGCAGGGAAGGCGGCGATTGTAGGTGAAACGCAACTTGCTTTGAAGTTGGGTGAGATATTTGCTAAATATCAGGACCCGATGGCAAGTGGTCCTCCAGAACAGGAATTAATTGTTTTAAAGAAAACTATTTCGATTGGCCAAAAATTTTCAACAGGGCCAGTTATGGGTAAATTTTTAAATGCATTAAAAGAAAAGAAAATATTAGGGAATAAATGTCCCAAATGTGGACGCATTCAACTACCTGCCCGTGAAGTATGTGCAGAATGCCGTGTTCGTGTTGATGAGTGGGTTGAAGTGGGACCAAAAGGTCAGGTTAGGTATATGGAATATGTCTACTATGCAAGCCCAGACCCATTGACAGGTGAAACACGTGAGACACCGTATGGAATGGCAAATATACTCCTGGATGGATGTCGGGGTAATGACACCTTTGCGCATCTTATAAGAAGAGACCAAATTGATAGAATAAAAGGTGGAAAGGATGATGTTTCCGGAACTCGTGTAAGACCTGTTTGGAATGAACATCGCACTGGAAGCATCTTTGATATTAAATACTTTGAGATTGATGAGTAA
- a CDS encoding 3-keto-5-aminohexanoate cleavage protein translates to MALDYDRKDCFIVEGKLALPYTYFAGRVGSTFITTLRDKKKIMGVKCPVCNKVYVPPRQTCERDLTDIRDNWVDVGPLGEVVNFTVVRYDDKHLPKKAPYVMALIKLDGADTPIVHILDGIAPEEVKIGMKVEAVFSSSPTNTILDISHFAPKKPEKAFVSERKPEGAKREEPIISEEDKLLRERRKAMSKKVIITAALAGAATMKNQNEAVPYTPQEFAEEAYKCYKAGAAMVHVHAREDNGFPTHDHKRIKDTHDAIKEKCPDIIVNLSSAVGMGKTPEQRISQIIHVKPEMASLNTNTMNFSIIDRKTGKIFIDFVFENTFTMLQDFGKAMEENGVKPEVEVYDLGGLDNWYLIAKQGFFTKPYNFNFVWGVAGGMGFRPDMFMVLKNALPEDSNFTTCGVGVEQFPAVTMSCLVGGHMRVGLEDNIRIPTGELAKGSYEQVEWAVRIAESLGREPATPDEAREIMGIRKR, encoded by the coding sequence ATGGCACTTGATTATGATAGGAAAGATTGTTTTATAGTTGAAGGAAAGTTAGCATTGCCTTATACTTATTTTGCCGGGAGGGTGGGAAGTACTTTTATTACTACACTTCGTGATAAGAAAAAGATAATGGGTGTTAAATGCCCGGTATGCAATAAGGTATATGTGCCACCTAGGCAAACATGCGAACGTGATCTTACAGATATACGCGACAATTGGGTGGATGTTGGTCCTTTGGGTGAGGTGGTAAATTTTACTGTAGTCCGCTATGATGACAAACACCTGCCCAAAAAAGCTCCATATGTTATGGCACTGATAAAATTAGATGGTGCAGATACTCCTATTGTTCATATTTTGGACGGCATTGCACCTGAGGAAGTGAAAATTGGAATGAAGGTGGAAGCAGTATTTTCATCGTCACCCACAAACACTATTCTTGATATTTCTCATTTTGCACCAAAGAAGCCTGAAAAAGCATTTGTTTCAGAACGAAAACCTGAAGGTGCAAAGAGGGAGGAGCCAATCATTTCTGAAGAAGATAAATTATTGCGCGAAAGGAGGAAAGCTATGTCAAAGAAAGTTATTATAACTGCAGCATTAGCAGGTGCTGCCACTATGAAGAATCAGAATGAGGCTGTGCCATATACCCCACAGGAATTTGCCGAAGAAGCATACAAATGCTATAAAGCAGGTGCAGCTATGGTACATGTACATGCACGTGAGGATAATGGTTTCCCAACTCATGATCATAAGCGTATCAAGGATACACATGATGCAATTAAAGAAAAATGCCCTGATATTATTGTGAACCTAAGCTCAGCAGTGGGTATGGGCAAAACACCTGAACAGCGTATAAGCCAGATAATACATGTAAAACCTGAAATGGCTTCGCTCAATACCAATACTATGAACTTCAGCATTATTGACCGCAAGACCGGCAAAATATTCATAGACTTTGTTTTTGAGAACACTTTTACCATGCTGCAGGATTTTGGTAAGGCAATGGAAGAGAATGGCGTAAAGCCCGAAGTTGAAGTGTATGATCTTGGTGGCCTTGATAACTGGTATCTGATTGCAAAACAGGGATTCTTTACAAAGCCATATAACTTCAACTTTGTATGGGGCGTTGCAGGAGGTATGGGATTCAGGCCGGATATGTTTATGGTATTGAAAAACGCATTGCCTGAAGATTCCAATTTTACCACTTGTGGAGTTGGAGTTGAACAGTTCCCAGCAGTTACCATGTCATGTCTTGTTGGCGGACATATGCGAGTTGGTCTTGAGGATAACATAAGAATACCCACCGGCGAGTTAGCAAAGGGTAGTTACGAGCAGGTTGAGTGGGCAGTACGCATAGCCGAATCGTTGGGTAGAGAACCCGCCACACCAGATGAAGCTCGTGAAATAATGGGAATACGCAAGCGATAG